AAACATGTTTTTTATCAGCCACAAGAGAATAACAAAAGGCAAGTAAGCCTCCAATAATAATATATAAAAGAGATAGAAAAGAAAGAAAAATTTTTGGAGAATAGGATATTTTATCAAAATCGTTCAACACTACTCCATGCCAAAGATAAGACAAGCCGAACATTAAAATAGAACCTGCAATCCAGGAATATATAATTTTTTTACTAAGCATTTACTTGATTTCTCATGTTAGGCAAATTTAATCATCAATTTTTTAGTAAACAACTATAAATGTTAATGATCATGGGAAAAGAGTAATTTCTTTTTAACTCTCTAAAGCAATTTTATGAGTATATTTGGCAGGTAAAATTATTGGTAATGCTCTTCCCTAGCAATAATACACCCAGATGGGTGATTTTTTTTATTGATACATTTATTTGTATCTTTTCCATTGTACTTGCTTATTTGCTGAGGTTTAATTTTTCAATTCCTGAAAATCTAACTTACCTTCTTACTATAAACCTTCTTTATTTAAACCTGGCTTTAATTATTTCTGTAAGAATAATTAGTTTTCTGTTTGCCCGAACTTATGCCGGAATTATTAGATATACCAGTAGTAAAGATGCAACCAGGATTTTTATTGTAGTGAGTCTTGGAAGTTTGTTTTTTGTGATTTCAAATTTGATAAGTTATTTTTTTGTTTCCGAGTTCATAATTCCTTTTTCCATAGTAATTATTGATTACATGACCACTGTTTTCCTTATGATAACCTTTAGGGTGCTGGTTAAAATGGTTTATTTCGAAATTAAAAATCCATCCAGAGATAAAAGGAATATTATTATTTATGGGGCAGGCGATGCAGGAATAATAGCAAAAAGAACGCTTGATAGAGATGCTGGTGCAAAATATAAAGTTTTGGCATTTATTGACGACAATAAAACCAAAGCAAATAAAAAACTTGAAGGTGTTGCAATATATGAATCATCTAAACTGGTTGACCTGGTTAGCAAGTATGATGTTGCTCACCTCATAATTTCCATACAGAACCTGCCATCTGTCAGAAAAAAAGAAATTGTAGATACTTGTCTTGCGTATAAAACAAAAGTGCTTAACGTTCCTCCAGTGAGTACCTGGATTAATGGTTCATTGAGTTTTAAACAGATTAAAAAAGTAAGGATCGAGGATTTGCTTGGTCGTGAGCCTATTAAATTGGATGAAGAAAAAATAAATAAACAAATCTCTGGCAAAGTTATTCTTGTTACAGGTGCTGCCGGTTCAATAGGAAGTGAAATTGTTAGGCAAATTGCCCCCTATAAACCAAAAAAGATTATTATGCTCGACCAGGCTGAATCTGCCTTGTATGACCTGGAAATAGAATTGGGTGAAAAATATCCAAAATCCCTTTTTGAACCCGTAATTGGAAACATCAGAGTAAATGAGAGAATGGAAAATGTTTTTCGTTCCTTCAGGCCCGAATTGGTTTACCATGCTGCTGCATACAAACACGTACCAATGATGGAAAATAATCCATCAGAGGCCATATTTACAAATGTGCTGGGAACTAAAACAATTGCTGATCTTTCAGTTAAATACCTTGTAAAGAATTTTGTAATGGTATCTACGGATAAAGCAGTAAATCCGAGTAATGTAATGGGTGCCTCAAAAAGAATTGCCGAAATGTATATACAGGCCCTTAACAATAAAGCAGATGTTACCAGTTTTGTGACTACGCGTTTTGGGAATGTTTTAGGCTCAAATGGTTCGGTGATTCCATTATTTAAGAAACAAATAGAAAAGGGGGGGCCAATAACAATTACTCATCCTGATATTACCCGTTATTTTATGACAATACCCGAGGCTTGTCAACTTGTTCTGGAAGCAGGAGCTATTGGTAATGGTGGTGAAATTTTGATATTTGACATGGGCAAATCCATTAAAATTGTAGAACTTGCCA
This is a stretch of genomic DNA from Bacteroidota bacterium. It encodes these proteins:
- a CDS encoding polysaccharide biosynthesis protein, which codes for MLFPSNNTPRWVIFFIDTFICIFSIVLAYLLRFNFSIPENLTYLLTINLLYLNLALIISVRIISFLFARTYAGIIRYTSSKDATRIFIVVSLGSLFFVISNLISYFFVSEFIIPFSIVIIDYMTTVFLMITFRVLVKMVYFEIKNPSRDKRNIIIYGAGDAGIIAKRTLDRDAGAKYKVLAFIDDNKTKANKKLEGVAIYESSKLVDLVSKYDVAHLIISIQNLPSVRKKEIVDTCLAYKTKVLNVPPVSTWINGSLSFKQIKKVRIEDLLGREPIKLDEEKINKQISGKVILVTGAAGSIGSEIVRQIAPYKPKKIIMLDQAESALYDLEIELGEKYPKSLFEPVIGNIRVNERMENVFRSFRPELVYHAAAYKHVPMMENNPSEAIFTNVLGTKTIADLSVKYLVKNFVMVSTDKAVNPSNVMGASKRIAEMYIQALNNKADVTSFVTTRFGNVLGSNGSVIPLFKKQIEKGGPITITHPDITRYFMTIPEACQLVLEAGAIGNGGEILIFDMGKSIKIVELAKKMIKLSGLELGKDIQITYTGLRPGEKLYEELLNNKENTIATHHPQIMKAHVAEYDFETISIRINELIGLFENQNNVAIVSKMKEIVPEFISNNSVFSELDKPKATA